Proteins from a single region of Macrotis lagotis isolate mMagLag1 chromosome 2, bilby.v1.9.chrom.fasta, whole genome shotgun sequence:
- the ZBTB37 gene encoding zinc finger and BTB domain-containing protein 37, which translates to MEKGGNIQLEIPDFSNSVLSHLNQLRMQGRLCDIVVNVQGQAFRAHKVVLAASSPYFRDHMSLNEMSTVSISVIKNPTVFEQLLSFCYTGRICLQLADIISYLTAASFLQMQHIIDKCTQILEGIHFKINVAEVEAELGQTRTKHPERPPESHRVTPTLNRPLSPRHNTPKGSRRGQVSTVLDIRELSPPEESTSPQIIEQSSDVESREPILRINRAGQWYVETGVADRGARSDDEVRVLGGVRIKTENLEEWLGTENQPSGEDGSSAEEVAAMVIDTTGHGAGGQENYALASSAPKATRPTSSEMDRFSPSGSVVTLAERHRARSESPGRMDEPKQPSSQVEESAMIGVSGYVEYLREQEVSERWFRYNPRLTCIYCAKSFNQKGSLDRHMRLHMGITPFVCRMCGKKYTRKDQLEYHIRKHTGNKPFHCHVCGKSFPFQAILNQHFRKNHPGCMPLEGPHSISPETTVTSRGQAEEESPPQEETVAPGETAQGSVSTTGPD; encoded by the exons ATGGAGAAAGGTGGGAACATCCAGCTGGAAATCCCCGACTTTAGCAACTCAGTCCTGAGCCACCTCAACCAGCTGCGCATGCAGGGCCGACTCTGTGACATTGTGGTCAACGTGCAAGGCCAGGCCTTCCGGGCTCACAAGGTGGTGCTGGCCGCCAGCTCTCCCTATTTCCGGGACCACATGTCCTTGAACGAGATGAGCACCGTCTCCATATCTGTCATCAAGAACCCCACCGTCTTCGAGCAGCTCCTGTCCTTCTGCTACACCGGGCGGATCTGCCTCCAGCTGGCCGACATCATCAGCTACCTGACGGCTGCCAGCTTCTTGCAGATGCAGCACATCATAGACAAATGCACACAGATCCTGGAGGGGATACATTTCAAGATTAACGTAGCCGAAGTGGAGGCAGAGCTGGGCCAGACGAGGACGAAGCACCCGGAGAGACCCCCAGAATCTCACAGAGTCACTCCCACACTAAACCGCCCCCTCAGCCCACGGCACAACACGCCTAAAGGGAGCCGGAGGGGCCAGGTGAGCACGGTGCTGGACATCAGGGAGCTGAGCCCCCCCGAAGAATCCACCAGCCCTCAGATAATTGAGCAGAGTTCTGACGTGGAGAGCCGGGAACCCATCCTTCGGATCAACAGAGCGGGACAGTGGTACGTGGAGACCGGGGTCGCCGACCGGGGGGCCCGGAGCGACGATGAGGTGAGAGTCCTTGGAGGAGTTCGGATCAAAACGGAGAATCTGGAGGAATGGCTCGGGACAGAGAATCAGCCCTCTGGAGAAGACGGGAGTAGTGCCGAGGAGGTGGCCGCCATGGTGATCGATACCACGGGCCACGGGGCGGGAGGACAGGAGAATTATGCTTTGGCCTCTTCGGCGCCCAAGGCCACTCGGCCAACCAGCAGCGAAATGGACAG ATTTAGCCCTTCTGGCAGTGTTGTCACCCTGGCTGAGCGACACCGAGCCCGCAGTGAATCTCCTGGGAGGATGGATGAGCCTAAGCAACCCAGCTCCCAG GTTGAAGAGTCAGCAATGATCGGAGTAAGTGGTTATGTGGAATATCTTCGAGAACAGGAGGTATCTGAGAGGTGGTTCCGATACAATCCCCGCCTCACTTGCATCTACTGCGCCAAATCCTTCAACCAGAAAGGCAGCCTGGATCGACATATGCGCCTCCACATGGGGATCACACCTTTTGTCTGTCGTATGTGTGGCAAGAAGTATACTCGCAAAGATCAGCTGGAGTATCACATCCGCAAGCACACAGGCAACAAACCCTTCCACTGTCACGTTTGTGGCAAAAGCTTCCCCTTCCAGGCCATCTTGAACCAGCACTTTCGCAAGAACCACCCAGGATGTATGCCTCTCGAGGGGCCTCATAGCATCTCCCCAGAGACGACAGTCACATCCCGGGGACAGGCTGAGGAAGAATCACCCCCACAAGAAGAGACAGTTGCCCCTGGGGAGACTGCACAGGGATCTGTATCTACCACTGGACCAGATTGA